From one Mytilus edulis chromosome 1, xbMytEdul2.2, whole genome shotgun sequence genomic stretch:
- the LOC139523261 gene encoding uncharacterized protein, whose protein sequence is MENPRFFFSLSPLEGYEFEDLNAMLGHGYDTATDKKLTDFFVYHFYNAGLPLVSNPNQRNKVVTLLKKIATLKCVKETNESFAVKHLLKYCFDCIETKDFSNACEAIAVLIELKEIHEIKQILASYEMDNAEIATLFHNTGCVFLRWSKLSFWEERKKTDLQSAELFFKTAAGLINNVTHNAEYAHFLYTQERFDESLEQATHAVELTQRNEDWLLLSYDITDIDVIDTSIQRHIASHEQITVPAVVFAYYFLVRSLFKLKRKEEAIQKVYEMRNLVHSVPPDYRYDSLSMTGYACLPVDLLEEAKELFTEALNINSTVLQLENIKLCNQLILDQSFDVLYTREVQSSDG, encoded by the coding sequence ATGGAAAATCCTCGATTTTTCTTTTCATTGAGTCCACTCGAAGGCTATGAATTTGAAGACCTAAACGCAATGCTGGGACATGGTTATGACACAGCGACTGATAAAAAGTTAACAGATTTTTTCGTGTATCATTTTTACAATGCTGGGTTGCCATTAGTATCAAATCCAAACCAGAGAAATAAAGTAGTTACTTTACTCAAAAAGATTGCCACATTGAAATGTGTGAAGGAAACCAACGAATCATTTGCAGTCAAACACCTCTTAAAATACTGCTTTGACTGTATTGAAACAAAAGATTTTTCCAACGCATGTGAAGCAATTGCTGTTTTAATCGAATTGAAGGAAATACAcgaaattaaacaaattttagCCTCATATGAAATGGATAATGCAGAAATTGCAACATTATTTCATAACACTGGCTGTGTATTTTTGAGATGGTCAAAGCTGTCGTTTTGGGAGGAACGCAAGAAAACAGATTTGCAGAGTGCCgaattatttttcaaaactgCAGCGGGTCTTATAAACAATGTTACGCATAATGCTGAGTATGCACACTTCCTGTACACCCAAGAGAGATTTGACGAATCTTTAGAACAAGCAACCCATGCCGTTGAATTAACACAGCGTAATGAGGACTGGTTGTTGCTTAGTTATGATATAACTGACATTGATGTGATAGATACAAGCATCCAACGACACATTGCTTCACATGAACAAATTACTGTCCCTGCTGTTGTGTTTGCCTATTACTTCTTAGTACGGTCTCTTTTTAAGCTTAAAAGAAAAGAAGAAGCAATACAAAAGGTATATGAGATGCGAAACCTAGTTCACAGCGTACCACCAGATTATAGATATGACAGCCTTTCCATGACAGGGTATGCGTGCTTGCCAGTAGATCTTTTAGAAGAAGCAAAGGAACTTTTTACTGAAGCACTTAACATTAACTCTACTGTTCTACAGTTGGAAAATATTAAACTTTGCAACCAACTTATCTTAGACCAGAGTTTTGACGTATTATATACTCGAGAGGTCCAAAGTTCTGATGGCTGA